A portion of the Meriones unguiculatus strain TT.TT164.6M chromosome 11, Bangor_MerUng_6.1, whole genome shotgun sequence genome contains these proteins:
- the Elk4 gene encoding ETS domain-containing protein Elk-4: protein MDSAITLWQFLLQLLQEPQNEHMICWTSNNGEFKLLQAEEVARLWGIRKNKPNMNYDKLSRALRYYYVKNIIKKVNGQKFVYKFVSYPEILKMDPLTVGRIEGDCETLNSTEASSSKDAESGGKERPPQPGAKTSSRNDYIHSGLYSSFTLNSLNTSNKKLFKSIKIENPAEKLAEKKAQEPTPSVIKFVTTPAKKPPIEPVAVTFSTSPSISPSSEETIQALETLVSPTLPSLEAPASVSVLATTFNPTSPVPSIPLPLKEPQRTPSPPLSSNPDIDTDIESVASQPMELPENLSLEPKNEDSALPEKDKTNNSRSKKPKGLELTPALVVTGSDPSPLGILSPSLPTASLTPALFSQTPILLTPSPLLSSIHFWSTLSPFAPLSPARLQGANTLFQFPSVLNSHGPFTLSGLDGPSTPGPFSPDLQKT from the exons ATGGACAGTGCCATCACTCTGTGGCAGTTCCTTCTTCAGCTCCTGCAGGAGCCTCAGAATGAGCACATGATCTGCTGGACATCTAACAACGGGGAGTTCAAGCTTCTGcaggctgaggaggtggctcgTCTCTGGGGGATTCGCAAGAACAAGCCTAATATGAATTATGATAAGCTCAGCAGAGCCCTGAGATACTACTACGTAAAG AACATCATTAAAAAGGTGAATGGTCAGAAGTTTGTGTACAAGTTTGTCTCTTATCCAGAGATTTTGAAAATGGATCCACTGACGGTAGGCAGGATTGAGGGAGACTGTGAAACTTTAAATTCCACTGAAGCCAGCAGTTCCAAAGATGCTGAgagtggaggaaaggagaggccACCTCAGCCTGGAGCCAAGACGTCTAGTCGCAATGACTACATACACTCTGGTTTGTATTCTTCATTTACTCTCAACTCTTTGAACACCTCCAATAAGAAGCTTTTCAAGTCAATAAAGATAGAGAATCCAGCTGAAAAACTGGCAGAGAAAAAAGCTCAGGAGCCAACACCATCTGTCATCAAATTTGTAACAACGCCTGCCAAAAAGCCTCCCATTGAACCTGTTGCTGTTACCTTTTCAACAAGCCCAAgtatttctccatcttctgaagaAACTATCCAAGCTTTGGAGACACTGGTTTCTCCCACACTACCTTCTCTGGAAGCCCCAGCCTCTGTATCCGTTCTGGCAACCACTTTTAACCCTACTTCTCCAGTTCCATCCATACCCCTTCCTCTAAAGGAGCCTCAGAGGACACCTTCTCCACCATTGAGTTCTAACCCAGACATTGACACAGACATTGAATCAGTGGCTTCTCAGCCAATGGAACTTCCAGAGAACTTGTCACTGGAGCCTAAAAATGAGGATTCAGCTTTGCcagaaaaggacaaaacaaataaCTCAAGATCCAAGAAGCCCAAAGGGTTAGAACTGACGCCAGCCCTTGTGGTCACAGGCAGTGACCCCAGCCCCTTGGGGATCTTAAGCCCATCTCTCCCAACAGCATCTCTTACACCAGCACTCTTTTCACAG ACACCCATCTTGCTGACTCCAAGCCCCTTGCTCTCCAGTATCCACTTTTGGAGCACTCTCAGCCCATTTGCTCCCCTGAGCCCAGCCAGACTGCAAGGTGCTAATACGCTTTTCCAG tTTCCTTCTGTACTGAACAGTCATGGACCTTTCACTCTGTCTGGCCTGGATGGACCTTCTACTCCTGGCCCATTTTCTCCAGACCTGCAGAAGACATAA